One genomic segment of Gadus chalcogrammus isolate NIFS_2021 chromosome 3, NIFS_Gcha_1.0, whole genome shotgun sequence includes these proteins:
- the gprc5bb gene encoding G protein-coupled receptor, class C, group 5, member Bb produces the protein MAVHAAVFCLVCLISCGSSSSSSSSSSHVPPPPRGCGVDVDPPYRVLCDLDSVWGVVLEAVACGGVLTSLVLSVVLMVKLRWICDTDRRSGMGPLLLLLITLTGLFSLSLAYLVGKNQALCVVRRALWGPLFALCFSCLLVQGLRLRKLVAGKASPAGRSLAGLGAAIALVQGIISGEWVLLTVVREGHPACDYPPVDFALTCVYTLGLLLVAMGLSLGVVLCGGEMEPSGREEADRIAEDEKKRWRCNGVWLFLSCLASALLWVAWLGFYLYGNPALRAKGRAERSGSGGRKGGSKVWDEPALAVALVAQGWILLVLHAIPEAHLCLRKPLSVAPPDFFESTVPRPPPNFGEERPGRPHRPFADNQAFAMEEQSATLRGTYRSNQGSLRPGIPFRGHVYQPTEMALVMNGGAMPTAPINYTGRQLW, from the exons ATGGCCGTCCATGCTGCCGTCTTCTGCCTCGTCTGCCTGATCAGCTGTGGctcatcgtcgtcgtcgtcctcctcctcctcccacgtcCCACCTCCTCCGAGGGGGTGTGGCGTGGACGTGGACCCTCCCTACAGAGTGCTCTGTGACCTGGACTCTGTGTGGGGGGTGGTCCTGGAGGCGGTGGCTTGCGGCGGGGTGCTGACCTCCCTGGTCCTCTCCGTGGTGCTCATGGTGAAGCTGCGCTGGATCTGTGACACGGACAGGCGCTCGGGCATgggcccgctgctgctgctcctgatCACCCTCACCGGCCTGTTCTCCCTCTCGCTGGCCTACCTGGTGGGGAAGAACCAGGCCCTCTGTGTGGTGCGCAGGGCGCTGTGGGGGCCTCTCTTTGCACTCTGCTTCTCCTGCCTGCTGGTCCAAGGTCTGAGGCTCAGGAAGCTGGTGGCCGGCAAGGCCAGCCCGGCGGGCCGTTCCCTGGCCGGGCTGGGGGCGGCGATCGCCCTGGTTCAGGGGATCATCTCTGGGGAGTGGGTGCTGCTCACCGTGGTCAGGGAGGGCCACCCGGCCTGTGACTATCCCCCGGTGGACTTTGCTCTGACGTGCGTGTACACCCTGggcctgctgctggtggccatGGGGCTGTCCCTGGGGGTGGTGCTGTGCGGAGGGGAGATGGAGCCCAGCGGGCGGGAGGAAGCGGACAGAATCGCCGAGGACGAAAAAAAGAGATGGAGGTGCAACGGCGTTTGGCTTTTCCTCTCCTGCCTGGCGTCGGCGTTGCTTTGGGTCGCCTGGCTGGGATTCTATCTCTACGGCAACCCGGCGCTGAGGGCCAAGGGGAGAGCGGAGCGGTCCGGGTCCGGGGGACGGAAGGGGGGCTCCAAGGTGTGGGACGAGCCGGCGCTGGCGGTGGCTCTGGTGGCACAGGGCTGGATCCTGCTGGTGCTCCACGCCATCCCAGAAGCCCACTTGTGTTTGCGGAAGCCGCTGTCCGTGGCCCCCCCGGACTTCTTCGAAAGCACCGTGCCTCGCCCGCCGCCCAACTTCGGGGAGGAGCGGCCTGGCCGTCCGCATCGGCCTTTCGCAGACAACCAGGCCTTCGCCATGGAAGAACAAAGTGCAA CTCTGAGAGGAACCTACCGCAGCAACCAAGGGAGTCTTCGTCCTGGGATCCCCTTCAGGGGTCACGTGTACCAACCTACTGAGATGGCTCTCGTCATGAACGGTGGAgcg ATGCCTACAGCCCCAATCAACTACACTGGCAGACAGCTGTGGTGA